The following are from one region of the Methanobrevibacter sp. genome:
- a CDS encoding GTP-dependent dephospho-CoA kinase family protein codes for MFRLDPDLNKDVISELKKPLGDLYPNFEDALDIITSAKFLISAGDETFNNLIEHNILPDVGIIDNLIQRKSHAHDLSKLDNILKAKNPAGTITENLWETIEKSIELADKGDNQVIVVDGEEDLAVLPCILIAPEDTIVLYGQPNEGLVLLNVSNLKTKAQELLNGFIKE; via the coding sequence TTGTTCCGTTTAGATCCAGATTTAAATAAAGATGTAATATCTGAGCTTAAAAAGCCATTAGGTGATTTGTATCCTAATTTCGAGGATGCCTTGGATATTATTACATCAGCGAAATTTTTGATTTCAGCTGGAGATGAAACTTTTAATAATCTTATTGAACATAATATTCTACCAGATGTGGGAATTATTGACAATTTAATTCAAAGAAAGAGTCATGCTCATGATTTATCAAAATTGGACAATATTTTAAAGGCTAAAAATCCTGCAGGTACTATTACTGAGAATCTATGGGAAACCATAGAAAAATCTATAGAATTGGCTGATAAGGGTGATAATCAGGTAATTGTTGTAGATGGGGAAGAAGATCTTGCAGTTCTTCCTTGTATTCTAATAGCTCCTGAAGATACCATTGTTTTATATGGACAACCAAATGAGGGGTTAGTACTTTTAAATGTTTCTAATTTAAAGACAAAAGCTCAAGAGCTTTTAAACGGTTTTATAAAAGAATAG
- the argH gene encoding argininosuccinate lyase — protein sequence MAIRDGRLKTEMTDEAAEYNSSLEFDKIIFEADIKTNFAHTSMLKHQKIIDEETADKILEALDKLKEEGLDALVLDHSVEDVHMAIEKYVIDIVGPEAGFMHTAKSRNDQVATDLRLVLRERIRSIQVGILNFIEGIVEFAKDHLETVFIGYTHLQHAQPITVAHHLMAHVQALKRDYERLDDTYKRVNLNPLGSAAMTTTSFPIDRELTTKLLGFDSYLENSMDGVSARDFIAETVFDLSCLCTTLAKICEELILWSTYEFGIVEIADEYSSTSSIMPQKKNPDIAELARGKSTVVTGELMTILSILKAIPYTYNKDLQEITPHLWNACDVAESTLSIVTKMLLSVEFNEERCLELAGKNFATATDLADIMVRERGIPFRTAHQIVGRIVNEATEQNLAEEDITSQYVDDVAVELGFEKLELDDDLIQKALNPLENVKMRKVPGGPSPEMVKLAMTNISDFLNEEYEKRGI from the coding sequence GTGGCTATAAGAGATGGAAGGCTTAAAACTGAAATGACTGATGAGGCTGCTGAATATAATTCATCTTTAGAATTTGATAAAATTATTTTTGAAGCTGATATTAAAACTAATTTTGCTCACACTTCAATGCTCAAGCATCAAAAAATCATTGATGAAGAAACTGCTGATAAGATATTGGAAGCATTAGACAAGTTGAAAGAAGAAGGTTTGGATGCATTAGTTTTGGATCATTCAGTTGAAGACGTACATATGGCTATTGAAAAATATGTCATTGATATTGTAGGTCCTGAAGCAGGATTCATGCATACTGCAAAATCAAGAAACGATCAGGTTGCAACTGATTTGAGACTTGTTTTACGTGAAAGAATTAGAAGCATTCAGGTAGGAATCCTAAATTTCATTGAAGGAATAGTTGAATTTGCCAAAGACCATTTGGAAACCGTTTTCATTGGTTATACACACCTTCAGCATGCACAGCCTATTACCGTTGCACATCATTTGATGGCTCATGTTCAGGCTCTTAAAAGGGATTATGAACGTTTGGATGACACCTATAAAAGGGTAAATCTTAATCCTTTGGGTTCTGCAGCCATGACCACTACCAGTTTTCCTATTGATAGGGAATTAACCACCAAATTGCTTGGTTTTGACAGCTATCTTGAAAACTCTATGGATGGTGTTTCAGCAAGGGATTTCATTGCAGAAACAGTTTTTGACTTGTCTTGTTTATGCACTACTTTAGCTAAAATTTGCGAAGAGCTTATTTTATGGAGCACTTATGAATTCGGCATTGTTGAAATTGCAGATGAATACTCCTCTACTTCTTCAATCATGCCTCAAAAGAAAAATCCTGATATTGCAGAGCTTGCACGTGGAAAATCCACTGTTGTTACAGGAGAGTTAATGACTATTTTAAGCATTTTAAAAGCGATTCCATATACTTACAATAAGGATTTGCAAGAAATAACTCCTCATTTGTGGAATGCCTGTGATGTGGCAGAGTCCACATTAAGCATTGTAACTAAAATGTTGCTGTCAGTTGAATTCAATGAGGAAAGATGTTTGGAATTGGCTGGTAAAAACTTTGCTACTGCTACAGACTTGGCTGATATCATGGTTCGCGAAAGAGGCATTCCTTTCAGAACTGCACATCAGATTGTTGGTAGGATCGTTAATGAGGCTACAGAGCAGAATTTGGCTGAAGAGGATATTACTTCCCAATATGTTGATGATGTAGCTGTTGAATTGGGCTTTGAAAAGCTCGAGCTTGACGATGATTTGATTCAAAAGGCTCTTAATCCTTTGGAAAACGTTAAAATGAGAAAAGTTCCAGGAGGTCCTTCTCCTGAAATGGTTAAGTTAGCCATGACTAATATTTCTGATTTTTTAAACGAGGAATATGAGAAAAGAGGAATTTAA
- the spt4 gene encoding transcription elongation factor subunit Spt4, which produces MKACTQCKRLTTKDVCDVCGNPTSDNWSGLLIITDPEESDLAKELNIELAGEYCLIVR; this is translated from the coding sequence ATGAAGGCTTGTACACAATGTAAAAGATTAACAACCAAAGACGTTTGTGATGTTTGCGGTAATCCCACTTCTGACAATTGGAGTGGTCTTTTAATTATAACTGATCCTGAAGAATCTGATTTAGCTAAAGAATTAAATATTGAACTTGCTGGTGAATACTGTTTAATCGTAAGATAG
- a CDS encoding 30S ribosomal protein S24e yields MEITIIEEKENKLFNRNEVKFYVEYEGEATPKLLDVKSKLVALLNTKKDLIVVDNIQPHYGEPKALGYAKIYATPEDLKYIETEAVIAKNTEVEEPAEEDEE; encoded by the coding sequence ATGGAAATTACTATTATTGAAGAAAAAGAAAACAAACTCTTTAACAGAAATGAAGTAAAGTTTTATGTAGAATATGAAGGAGAAGCAACTCCAAAACTTTTAGATGTTAAATCTAAATTAGTTGCTTTATTAAATACCAAAAAAGATTTAATTGTTGTAGATAACATCCAACCTCACTATGGTGAACCTAAAGCATTAGGTTATGCAAAAATCTACGCAACTCCTGAAGATTTAAAATACATTGAAACTGAAGCAGTTATTGCTAAAAATACTGAAGTTGAAGAACCTGCTGAAGAAGATGAAGAATAG
- a CDS encoding 30S ribosomal protein S27ae, with protein MKVSSLYKVDGDKLERKNPICPRCSDGVFMADHGDRYACGKCGYTEIKKD; from the coding sequence ATGAAAGTATCCAGTCTTTACAAAGTTGATGGAGATAAATTAGAAAGAAAAAATCCTATTTGTCCACGTTGTTCCGATGGTGTATTTATGGCTGATCATGGTGATAGATACGCATGTGGTAAATGTGGTTACACTGAAATTAAAAAAGATTAG